A stretch of the Deltaproteobacteria bacterium genome encodes the following:
- a CDS encoding tetratricopeptide repeat protein, producing the protein MNRKIILLVAGVIVLSLIMGYMFGAKTKKPSIIKIDKKTASSEGAANSHIDYNEVIGEIQGHLKTNPNDAKALAALGDTYFELQRFEDAVDVYKKAIAIDPDDIDSCNDLGLCLHYTGRTQEAIKYIDDCIKRNPNYQRIYLSKGFILSVRGKLPEARQSWEIAYKMAPDSDVGKAAEEFLLKNR; encoded by the coding sequence TTGAACAGAAAGATTATTTTACTTGTTGCTGGTGTTATTGTGCTGTCACTGATAATGGGATATATGTTTGGTGCAAAGACAAAAAAACCAAGTATCATCAAGATAGATAAAAAAACTGCTTCATCCGAGGGTGCAGCAAATTCACATATAGATTATAATGAGGTAATAGGGGAGATTCAAGGACATCTTAAGACAAACCCGAATGACGCAAAGGCACTTGCCGCACTTGGAGATACATATTTTGAACTCCAGAGGTTTGAAGATGCAGTAGATGTTTACAAAAAGGCAATTGCAATAGACCCTGATGATATTGATTCATGTAATGACCTTGGGTTATGTCTGCATTACACAGGGAGAACACAAGAGGCAATTAAATATATTGATGACTGCATAAAAAGAAATCCCAACTATCAGAGGATATATCTTTCAAAGGGTTTTATATTGTCTGTAAGAGGGAAACTGCCAGAGGCAAGACAGTCATGGGAAATAGCGTATAAGATGGCACCTGACAGCGATGTGGGTAAGGCTGCAGAGGAGTTTCTGTTAAAGAATAGATAA
- the hemC gene encoding hydroxymethylbilane synthase: MKKVIKIGTRGSALALWQANFVKSELEKRYPDCTVELVKIKTTGDKILDVPLAKVGGKGLFVKEIEEALLEKKVDLAVHSMKDVPTDFPKGLHLSAILEREDQRDALIIKGQGARGKGQGFKDLPQGATIGTSSLRRSSQLLNIRPDLKIVRLRGNLDTRIRKMDEGQFDAIILAAAGVKRLGLKNRITELLSPDISLPAIGQGAVGIETRIDDEDTNKMAAFLNHNETSICVRAERVFLKKLEGGCQVPIAGYGVIENKNLSLTGLVASVDGKNIIKDFIIGSVKDAESLGIKLAETLLNKGAWEILKEVYGG; the protein is encoded by the coding sequence TTGAAGAAAGTCATTAAAATCGGCACACGCGGCAGCGCATTGGCGCTCTGGCAGGCGAATTTCGTCAAATCAGAACTTGAAAAAAGATACCCTGACTGCACGGTTGAACTTGTGAAAATCAAGACCACAGGGGATAAAATATTAGATGTGCCTTTGGCAAAGGTCGGTGGCAAAGGGCTTTTTGTTAAGGAGATTGAAGAGGCGCTGTTAGAAAAAAAAGTTGATTTGGCAGTTCATTCAATGAAAGATGTGCCGACTGATTTTCCAAAAGGCCTTCATCTTTCTGCAATTTTAGAAAGGGAAGACCAAAGGGATGCGTTGATAATAAAGGGGCAAGGGGCAAGGGGCAAGGGGCAAGGGTTTAAAGACCTGCCGCAGGGTGCAACTATTGGCACAAGCAGTTTGAGACGCTCGTCTCAACTGCTAAATATAAGACCTGATTTAAAGATTGTTCGGTTGCGCGGCAATCTTGACACAAGGATTAGAAAAATGGATGAAGGGCAGTTTGACGCCATAATCCTCGCTGCTGCCGGTGTTAAAAGGCTTGGCTTAAAAAATAGGATTACAGAACTCCTCTCCCCTGATATTAGTTTACCTGCAATTGGACAGGGCGCTGTTGGCATTGAAACAAGGATTGATGATGAAGACACAAATAAGATGGCTGCATTTTTAAACCACAATGAAACATCTATTTGCGTTCGCGCTGAAAGGGTGTTTTTAAAGAAACTAGAGGGCGGATGTCAGGTGCCGATTGCCGGATATGGTGTTATTGAAAATAAAAACCTAAGCCTTACAGGGCTTGTAGCATCTGTAGACGGCAAAAATATTATAAAGGATTTTATTATCGGCAGTGTTAAAGATGCAGAATCCCTTGGCATAAAACTTGCCGAAACCCTTCTGAATAAAGGCGCATGGGAGATTTTAAAAGAGGTATATGGGGGGTAG
- a CDS encoding bifunctional precorrin-2 dehydrogenase/sirohydrochlorin ferrochelatase yields MEYYPIFLDIKDKPCVVIGGGKVAERKVLSLLDAGAKVCVISPDVTPAIKRLACQKKIKIISRAYKQGDVKGLFLVYSATDNRTVSLMVFKEAQKNGILLNVVDVPELCNFIVPSVVERGALLIAISTSGKSPAMAKKIRERLEKEFGTEYGVFLDIMGKIREKVLTGSKEPDKNKKIFEELVNSALLDLIRQKNKKEIDSLLKRLLGSSFTLSKMKVKL; encoded by the coding sequence ATGGAGTATTATCCAATATTTCTTGACATAAAAGACAAACCCTGTGTTGTTATCGGCGGCGGCAAGGTCGCAGAGAGAAAGGTGTTGTCCCTTCTTGATGCAGGCGCGAAGGTTTGTGTAATAAGCCCTGATGTTACACCCGCCATAAAAAGACTTGCCTGTCAAAAAAAAATAAAGATTATCTCTCGGGCATACAAACAAGGAGATGTAAAAGGCCTCTTTCTTGTTTACAGTGCAACAGATAATAGGACAGTAAGCCTGATGGTCTTTAAAGAGGCTCAAAAAAATGGCATACTGCTCAATGTGGTTGATGTGCCTGAATTGTGCAATTTCATAGTGCCGTCAGTGGTTGAAAGGGGCGCTCTCTTGATTGCCATATCAACTTCTGGGAAATCGCCTGCTATGGCAAAAAAAATCAGGGAAAGATTGGAAAAGGAATTCGGCACGGAATATGGCGTGTTCCTTGATATTATGGGCAAGATAAGGGAGAAGGTGTTGACCGGTAGTAAGGAGCCTGATAAAAATAAAAAGATATTTGAAGAACTTGTGAACTCTGCGCTTCTTGATTTAATAAGGCAGAAGAACAAAAAGGAGATTGACAGCCTTTTAAAGAGATTGCTTGGCAGTTCATTTACACTGTCAAAGATGAAGGTGAAACTTTGA
- a CDS encoding site-specific DNA-methyltransferase: MSIEPLPRLDVAPVIREKILPYCRLKYGEIWEDKVSGHRVGILDAAKIEDIQELFEKQKATLAVSDPPYNVIVGNENTDNLFKWTLEQYMEFSKKWVENTISILDKDANFYIWLGADQKEHFQPLPDFMIMMRGFKDIRSRSFITMRNQRGYGTQKNWMAVRQELLYYTKGEACFNVDAEYTDIPKILRGYYKEVNGKKTENFERSKSENIRAGNVWVDIQQVFYRMEENVPGCYAQKPLKSIERIVRAGSQQRDLIADFFSHAGTTLIAGEIHKRRVYTMDIDPIFAEVTIRRLEHLRKTGKTGWQFKNPFPELGELQLEQEEPIENNKKMKPLTLFGF, from the coding sequence ATGTCAATAGAACCTTTACCAAGACTTGATGTTGCCCCCGTAATTAGAGAAAAAATATTGCCGTATTGCAGGCTAAAATATGGCGAGATTTGGGAGGATAAAGTAAGTGGGCATAGAGTTGGTATTCTAGATGCCGCTAAAATTGAGGATATACAAGAATTATTTGAGAAACAAAAAGCCACACTTGCTGTTAGCGACCCTCCGTATAATGTTATTGTAGGAAATGAAAATACCGATAATCTTTTTAAGTGGACGTTAGAGCAGTATATGGAATTTTCAAAAAAGTGGGTTGAAAATACGATTTCAATTCTAGATAAAGATGCAAACTTCTATATCTGGCTAGGCGCAGACCAAAAAGAGCATTTTCAGCCTTTGCCTGATTTTATGATTATGATGAGAGGCTTCAAAGATATTCGTTCAAGAAGCTTCATCACCATGCGCAATCAAAGGGGATATGGCACGCAGAAAAACTGGATGGCGGTAAGACAGGAACTGCTTTATTATACAAAGGGAGAAGCATGTTTCAATGTTGACGCTGAATATACGGACATTCCGAAGATTTTAAGAGGTTACTACAAAGAGGTAAATGGTAAAAAAACAGAAAACTTTGAGAGAAGCAAGTCGGAAAACATTCGCGCGGGGAATGTGTGGGTTGATATTCAGCAAGTATTTTACAGAATGGAAGAAAATGTCCCCGGTTGTTATGCGCAAAAACCTTTGAAGTCGATTGAAAGAATTGTTAGGGCGGGCAGCCAGCAAAGGGATTTGATTGCAGATTTTTTCAGCCATGCAGGAACCACTTTGATAGCAGGGGAAATCCATAAAAGAAGGGTTTACACAATGGACATTGACCCGATTTTTGCTGAAGTTACGATTAGAAGATTGGAACATTTGAGGAAAACAGGCAAGACCGGTTGGCAATTTAAAAATCCTTTCCCTGAACTAGGTGAGTTGCAATTAGAACAAGAAGAACCTATAGAAAATAATAAAAAAATGAAGCCTCTAACACTTTTTGGCTTTTAA
- the selD gene encoding selenide, water dikinase SelD: MASGKKIRLTSYASCAGUAAKMGPKALMQVLHHLPDVKDENLLVGIDTADDAGVYKISNDTAVVNTLDFFPPIVDDPYIFGSIAAANALSDIYAMGGTPKLAMNIACFPPDLDLSILEDIIKGSVDKLKEAGVLLVGGHSIEDKEVKYGLSVTGFVHPDEIVRNAGAKPGDSLILTKPLGVGVITTALKNRNIKLEDADNAIVSMQALNNISAKVMTEIGVNACTDITGFGLIGHLTEVADASNVSAVINSKKVPVFDIAIKLVKKRGNMPKSIAANKEYFKERVECSDNVPSALEDLFYDPQTSGGLLLSVAQEKMPQLLERLKSQGVAGYKIGEAVMRRNEWLISVK, from the coding sequence ATGGCATCTGGCAAAAAAATAAGACTCACAAGTTATGCATCATGCGCAGGTTGAGCGGCAAAGATGGGGCCAAAAGCCCTGATGCAGGTTCTGCATCATCTGCCAGATGTAAAAGATGAAAATCTTTTGGTAGGCATTGATACTGCTGATGACGCAGGGGTGTATAAAATTTCAAATGACACGGCTGTTGTGAATACGCTTGATTTTTTTCCGCCGATTGTTGATGACCCATATATATTTGGAAGTATTGCTGCGGCGAACGCCTTAAGTGATATTTATGCAATGGGTGGGACTCCTAAACTTGCTATGAATATAGCGTGCTTTCCACCTGATTTAGATTTGTCCATACTTGAGGATATTATTAAAGGAAGTGTTGATAAATTAAAAGAGGCGGGTGTTTTGCTTGTTGGCGGTCATTCTATAGAGGATAAAGAGGTCAAGTATGGACTTTCTGTTACAGGTTTTGTTCATCCTGATGAGATAGTCAGGAATGCAGGCGCAAAGCCGGGGGACAGCCTTATATTGACAAAACCGCTGGGCGTGGGTGTTATTACGACTGCGCTGAAAAATAGAAATATAAAACTAGAAGATGCTGATAATGCGATTGTTTCAATGCAGGCATTGAATAATATATCGGCAAAGGTTATGACAGAAATAGGTGTCAATGCCTGCACAGATATAACAGGTTTCGGACTCATAGGTCATTTAACAGAAGTTGCAGATGCAAGCAATGTTTCTGCGGTTATAAACTCAAAAAAGGTGCCTGTCTTTGACATAGCGATTAAACTGGTTAAGAAAAGGGGCAATATGCCCAAGTCTATTGCTGCAAACAAGGAGTATTTTAAAGAAAGGGTTGAGTGTTCTGATAATGTGCCTAGTGCATTGGAAGACCTCTTTTACGATCCCCAGACATCAGGGGGGTTGTTATTATCTGTGGCACAGGAGAAGATGCCTCAATTACTAGAAAGATTAAAATCACAAGGTGTGGCAGGATATAAGATTGGTGAGGCTGTGATGAGGCGGAACGAATGGCTGATATCTGTAAAGTGA
- a CDS encoding glutamyl-tRNA reductase, translating to MNIIIVGLSHKTAPVEIREKLSFPAETIAVSLNKLCSNSSINEGVIVSTCNRVEIFAITPDVEKGLWQVKRFLSEYHNVQIDALEEHLYTYTGDGAVQHLFKVAAGLDSMVIGEPQIFGQIKDAYGYAVQYKTAGIIINKLFHKAFSVAKRIRTETNIGSSAVSISYAAVELARKIFGKMEGKAAMLIGAGEMAELAARHLLNNGVNEILIANRSYERAVEMARTFKGTPIMFREFGHYLKRVDVVIVSTAAPRYIIMPIQIEDVIKERKNKPMFFIDISVPRNIDPLINNIDNVYLYNIDDLQGVIEANLKERQKEARLAENITHDEVAKFCRWIKSLNVVPTIISLRKKFDEIKKGELNEALSSLKDLSDEQKKTIEKMADAIIKKVMHDPVTHLKKESHNIEGDFYIEAARKLFDLDKEGEDVSRKVEES from the coding sequence ATGAACATCATCATCGTTGGCTTAAGCCACAAAACAGCGCCTGTGGAAATCAGGGAAAAACTTTCATTCCCTGCGGAAACAATTGCCGTGTCTCTGAATAAGTTATGCAGTAATTCCAGCATAAACGAAGGGGTCATAGTATCTACATGCAACAGGGTAGAGATATTTGCAATAACACCTGATGTTGAAAAGGGTCTATGGCAGGTAAAGAGGTTTTTGTCAGAATACCACAATGTCCAGATAGATGCATTGGAGGAGCATCTTTACACATATACAGGAGATGGCGCTGTCCAACATCTTTTTAAGGTAGCAGCAGGACTGGACTCAATGGTTATTGGTGAACCCCAGATATTCGGACAGATTAAGGATGCATACGGTTACGCAGTCCAGTATAAGACAGCAGGGATAATCATAAACAAACTCTTTCACAAGGCATTCTCCGTTGCAAAGAGGATAAGGACAGAGACAAATATCGGTTCAAGCGCTGTGTCTATAAGTTACGCTGCAGTTGAACTTGCGAGGAAGATTTTCGGCAAAATGGAAGGCAAGGCAGCAATGTTAATCGGTGCAGGAGAGATGGCGGAACTCGCAGCAAGACATCTTTTAAATAACGGGGTCAATGAAATACTGATAGCCAACAGGAGTTATGAGAGGGCAGTGGAGATGGCAAGAACATTTAAAGGCACTCCTATAATGTTCAGGGAATTCGGACACTATCTGAAAAGGGTTGATGTAGTTATCGTTTCTACAGCAGCCCCGCGGTATATAATAATGCCCATTCAGATAGAAGATGTAATAAAGGAACGGAAGAACAAGCCTATGTTCTTTATTGACATATCTGTTCCAAGAAACATTGACCCGCTTATAAACAATATAGACAATGTCTATTTGTATAATATAGATGACCTTCAGGGTGTGATAGAGGCAAATCTGAAAGAGCGTCAGAAAGAGGCAAGGCTGGCAGAAAATATAACTCATGATGAAGTAGCAAAATTTTGCAGGTGGATAAAATCACTTAATGTTGTGCCAACGATAATATCCCTCCGTAAAAAGTTTGATGAGATAAAAAAGGGTGAACTTAACGAGGCATTATCATCATTGAAAGACCTTTCAGATGAGCAGAAAAAGACAATTGAAAAGATGGCTGATGCGATTATTAAAAAGGTCATGCACGACCCTGTAACACATTTGAAAAAAGAATCTCATAATATTGAAGGAGATTTTTACATAGAGGCAGCAAGGAAGTTGTTTGATTTGGATAAAGAAGGGGAAGATGTTTCAAGAAAGGTTGAAGAAAGTTAA
- the ccsB gene encoding c-type cytochrome biogenesis protein CcsB, which translates to MNFLLFHITVFLYLAASCVYTAFLFSHNEKIVKAGSRILFFSFLLHTITIITRGIEAGRLPVTNLHESLSILAWMLVGIYLIVDRQYSIASLGSFAAPLALLLLITASLLPKEIVPLVPQLESYWLYIHVPLAMLGNAFFALTFLLSIMYMIQEHYLKSRKLGGLYFLLPSLDVLDELGYRCLTYGFPLLTAGIITGAIWAEYVWGSYWSWQPRQIWSLITWFLYAALLHGRLTVGWRGRKAAMYAIAGFGILLGSFLIINLLSLGGHGFLR; encoded by the coding sequence TTGAACTTTCTATTATTCCACATAACAGTTTTTTTATATCTGGCGGCTTCATGCGTGTATACTGCATTTCTATTTTCTCACAATGAGAAGATAGTTAAGGCAGGCAGTAGAATCCTTTTCTTCTCTTTCCTGCTTCATACAATCACAATTATAACCAGAGGCATTGAGGCAGGGAGACTTCCTGTTACAAACCTGCATGAATCCCTGTCTATTCTTGCATGGATGCTCGTGGGGATTTATCTAATTGTGGACAGACAATACAGCATTGCATCACTTGGATCTTTTGCTGCACCCCTGGCGCTTTTACTTTTGATAACCGCATCCCTTCTGCCAAAGGAGATTGTTCCGCTTGTTCCCCAACTTGAGAGTTACTGGCTCTATATCCATGTGCCCCTTGCAATGCTTGGCAATGCCTTTTTTGCCCTGACATTTTTATTAAGCATAATGTATATGATACAGGAGCATTATCTTAAATCAAGAAAACTCGGCGGGCTTTATTTTCTCTTGCCGTCTCTTGATGTGCTTGATGAACTGGGTTACAGGTGTCTTACTTATGGCTTTCCGCTTCTGACCGCAGGGATAATAACAGGCGCTATATGGGCTGAATATGTTTGGGGTAGTTATTGGTCATGGCAGCCAAGACAAATATGGTCTTTAATTACATGGTTTTTGTATGCAGCGCTTCTGCACGGAAGGCTTACAGTAGGCTGGCGGGGAAGAAAGGCAGCGATGTATGCAATTGCAGGGTTTGGTATTTTGCTTGGTTCATTTTTAATAATAAATCTTTTATCACTCGGCGGGCATGGGTTTTTGAGGTAA
- a CDS encoding PAS domain S-box protein — protein sequence MKTSNNPSGYSISLRNIFFKVLAVIFLAELFIMSILHIFLPEKGIIVETFLDVTALAIVMIPFLWYLVIKPFSETLTKTHLLFESSPDCMCHISLDGKFISMNRAGLKLNGLDSPEEVIGKDCTASIIDNKVLAEDAVRTAAKGESISLEYKSVNKNGAEIWWDSKLTPIKDSNGNITSILRVSRDITAQKSLVKTIEQITSIIESTSDLVGVASPDKRLIYINKAGREMLGIGLHDDISKTYIPDYHPEWAYNIVLNKGIPFAIQHGTWTGETAILTRSRTEIPLSQTIIAHKRHDGSVKFFSTIARDISKSKQLEYNLIKSREHLAHAQAIAHIGSWEWDIEKGGLYWSDETYRLFGLKPYEITPAYEDFLNRAHHEDRGFVRRSVNEAVYDKRPYSIEHRIILPDNSVRFMHSEGKVTFDEDNRAILMSGTSQDITEHKKLETQLRHAQKMDAVGKLAGGIAHEFNNILTSIIGYTYILQKKLNNDPLITYTRQILASSERAANLIRGLLEFSRKDLTPSKRAVNLNEIVKESIVFIEGMIGEDIKIEQVLSDEKISVIADRGQIEQVLMNLAANARDAMPDGGVLIIKTKIIEMDDGFIKAHGFGKNGRYAVILFADTGKGMDEKTREHIFEPFFTTKDVGKGTGLGLAIVYGMIEEHSGYINVYSEQGKGTEFTIYLPFTEEKVTIETRHEVTLLGGKETILVVDDDCETITAVKTFLEEFGYKVIEADSGESAIRLFEENKEGIGLVILDVIMPDKNGKEVYDEMKKIRPDIKTIFVSGYGADMLFERKILEHDMDFICKPFILSQFLTKVREVLDR from the coding sequence ATGAAAACATCTAATAATCCATCAGGTTATTCCATCTCACTCCGCAATATCTTTTTTAAAGTCCTTGCAGTTATCTTCCTTGCTGAACTATTTATTATGTCTATTCTGCACATATTTTTGCCTGAAAAGGGCATAATTGTAGAAACATTTTTAGATGTGACAGCCCTTGCAATTGTAATGATACCTTTCCTTTGGTATCTGGTTATTAAACCTTTTTCTGAAACACTTACAAAGACACATCTTCTCTTTGAATCATCTCCTGACTGCATGTGCCATATCTCTTTGGATGGTAAATTTATTAGTATGAACAGGGCAGGCTTAAAATTGAACGGACTTGATAGTCCAGAAGAGGTTATTGGAAAAGACTGCACAGCCAGCATAATAGACAACAAGGTTCTGGCAGAAGACGCAGTAAGGACTGCTGCAAAGGGTGAATCTATATCTCTTGAGTATAAGTCTGTTAATAAAAACGGCGCAGAAATCTGGTGGGATTCCAAATTAACACCAATAAAGGATTCAAATGGCAATATTACCAGCATACTGCGGGTTTCAAGGGATATAACAGCCCAGAAATCTTTGGTAAAGACAATAGAGCAGATTACATCTATTATAGAATCAACCTCTGACCTTGTTGGGGTTGCCTCTCCTGACAAAAGGCTGATTTATATAAACAAGGCAGGAAGAGAGATGCTTGGCATTGGTCTGCACGATGATATTTCAAAAACATACATCCCTGATTATCATCCTGAATGGGCTTATAATATTGTGTTAAATAAAGGCATTCCATTTGCCATCCAGCATGGCACATGGACAGGTGAAACCGCTATTTTAACCCGCAGCCGCACAGAGATACCCTTATCCCAGACAATAATAGCACACAAAAGACATGATGGAAGTGTAAAATTCTTTTCTACTATTGCCAGAGATATAAGTAAATCCAAGCAATTAGAATATAATCTGATAAAAAGCAGAGAACATCTTGCTCATGCTCAGGCAATTGCCCACATAGGAAGTTGGGAATGGGACATAGAAAAAGGAGGATTATACTGGTCTGATGAAACCTACCGCCTCTTTGGTTTAAAACCATATGAGATTACGCCTGCATATGAAGATTTTCTCAACAGGGCGCACCATGAAGACAGGGGATTTGTCAGAAGGTCAGTTAATGAAGCCGTATATGACAAAAGACCTTACTCTATTGAGCACAGGATTATACTGCCTGATAATTCAGTCCGCTTTATGCATTCAGAGGGCAAGGTAACCTTTGATGAAGATAACAGGGCAATACTCATGTCAGGGACATCACAGGATATAACAGAGCACAAGAAACTTGAGACACAACTCCGTCATGCACAAAAGATGGATGCAGTAGGCAAACTGGCTGGAGGCATAGCCCATGAATTCAATAATATACTCACATCAATAATAGGCTACACCTATATCTTGCAGAAAAAACTTAATAACGATCCATTGATTACATATACAAGGCAAATCCTTGCCTCATCAGAAAGGGCTGCCAATCTCATAAGGGGTCTCCTTGAATTCAGTAGAAAGGACTTAACACCTTCAAAAAGGGCTGTAAATTTAAATGAGATAGTAAAAGAATCTATAGTTTTTATAGAGGGCATGATTGGGGAAGATATTAAGATTGAACAGGTATTGAGCGATGAGAAAATTAGTGTAATAGCAGACAGAGGTCAGATTGAACAGGTTTTAATGAACCTTGCTGCCAATGCAAGGGATGCCATGCCTGATGGAGGGGTTTTAATCATAAAGACGAAAATTATAGAGATGGATGATGGTTTTATAAAGGCGCACGGGTTTGGCAAAAACGGGAGATATGCTGTTATCTTATTTGCAGATACAGGTAAAGGCATGGATGAAAAGACAAGGGAGCATATCTTTGAGCCGTTCTTTACAACCAAGGATGTAGGAAAAGGCACAGGACTAGGACTTGCAATTGTGTATGGGATGATTGAAGAACACAGCGGCTATATAAATGTATATAGTGAACAGGGCAAAGGGACAGAGTTTACAATATACCTTCCTTTTACTGAAGAAAAGGTTACTATTGAAACACGACATGAAGTTACCCTGTTAGGCGGGAAAGAAACTATACTTGTTGTAGATGATGACTGCGAAACAATAACTGCTGTAAAAACCTTTCTTGAAGAATTTGGCTATAAGGTCATAGAGGCAGATAGCGGGGAATCTGCCATAAGGCTCTTTGAAGAAAATAAGGAAGGCATAGGTCTTGTTATCCTTGATGTAATAATGCCGGATAAGAACGGCAAAGAGGTATATGATGAAATGAAAAAAATCAGACCTGATATTAAAACTATATTTGTCAGCGGTTATGGCGCTGATATGCTCTTTGAGAGAAAAATCCTTGAACATGACATGGATTTTATCTGCAAGCCATTCATACTCAGCCAGTTTTTGACTAAGGTCAGAGAGGTGCTGGACAGGTAA